The sequence below is a genomic window from Mus musculus strain C57BL/6J chromosome 4, GRCm38.p6 C57BL/6J.
CACTGTTGACATTGATGGCTATAGGAGAGGGAGAATCTCTCCCTTTAGGGGTATATGGTACCCGGTAAGTGGACCCTGTTCCAGTGGATGCTctcatacttgtgtgtgtgcagcacaAATTAAACCAAATGGATTATTAAGAAAAACGGAAAAAGGACATGAggttgggagggggtggggtgggataaaTCTAGAAGTTAGGGAGAAGAACTGGTGAGGGTGagcatgatcaaaatacattgtctgCATGTATCGAAGTCTCAAAGAATAAGAATAGTATATGAACAATGTCATTCTTACAGGGAttgctttcttcccctcccccccattgCAGATGTGAATCTGGTTACACTGGACAGCACTGTGAGAAGACGGACTTTAGTATTCTCTATGTAGTACCAAGTAGGCAGAAGCTCACCCATGTTCTTATCGCAGCCATTATTGGAGCAGTACAGATCGCCATTATAGTAGCAATCGTCATGTGCATAACAAGGTAGGTGATGGCATAGGATTCGCTCTTTAAACTAGACATTGATAGTTGTAAATCAGAGAAAACCCTTAAAGCGCTATTACTGAGCTAGAGCCCTTATGGGTGCCAGTCCATTGGCACAGTTCTACTGTCTACTAGACAGAATTTCCACGTGGGTCTGACTCCTCCCTGTCTCGCTTCTTTAGAATATGTGTAGGAACTCATTTCCAGAGTTAGAGACGTAGCTGAGTTATAGGCAGAGGAGGTGTGAGAACGGACCATGCAGTCAAGGAGGCTAGAGGTCTTCGAGCTGTGCACTGTGACTGCTGACTTCAGGGAAAGTGGTTGCCGCAGAGTTTTTGGAATTTTCTGTACATTCACAGAAGAGCATGACAATGTCAACACTGCTTTAGGTCTTGCACAACTGCGATGTGTTTTATGTTCTGAACATGCACCTTACCTGTAGTAAGTGTAGTAAGAAAGAAGCAACCATCAACTTAAAAGATGGCCTTTCCTGACTGCATCATTGACTTAACATTGCTTTCTATTCTAGAAAAATGGTAAGTAGAAGGCTTTAAAATGCTGTGTTAAAAATAAAGCACAGGCCCAGTAAGATGGCTAGTGGGTAAAGGCTCCTTCTACCAAGGCTGATGTTCTCAGTTTCATCCCgagaacccacatgatagaaggagagaaccaactccccatagttgtcctctgacctacacacactcacacacacacacacacacacacacacacacgtatacaggtacacacacacatcttctgaataaataaatgtttgaaaaacGCATCTATTGTATGTTAAAAGACTTGTTTGCAGCACAGTTGACAATAAGTGGATATTTCAAATGGAGTAGAAACATGTGAGACTGAACTGGAAAAGTCAGAGCAGAATATCCTGCCTTCTCTCCTTGTTTTTTCCTCATCTCTTCCTACTTCCTTTAAGGTTTGGTTCTCATGTTCCATGAACATTATCTTTTGTATTCTCTTGCCTTTTGAGGGCCAGGGCTTGGGGCAGAGAGTCATAGTATAGCAAGCAGATATTGACAAGCTGATTGGGTTGATAGGCCATCTATCCAAGTCCTGGAAAAAGACCTGCAAGagtcccagcaccctggaggcaaaATGGTAAATCTAGAAATGATGGAAAAATGTTCCCCGAGTAGCTGATACTCTCCATGAAGTTTAGGCACTAAAGTCAGCATGCTTTATTCCACAGAACAGATGATCTGCCTTTCGGCAAGACAACTGAGCATAAAATTGGGCAGTAGATCAAAGCTGGGACAGAATGctataacaaacaatgacaacaGGAAAAGAAGATGGGAAAAACAGTTAACAGCCTCACGGCCTTGGTCGTTTCACACAGGCTCAGAGGCTAACCACCTTGCCTGTGGTCATTCAGCTCGCAAGGGGAAGTGCCTGGGTTTGGACTCAGTGCTGTTTGATCCTTCAGTTATTCCTCTTTCTACTGAACCATTGAGAGATGGGGCCATGTTGAGTTGTGTTAGGATTAGATCAGCCAGGTGTGACCATTGCATGGGGACAGCAACCAAACTTGATGTTGTCAAGGTTTAGTGTGTTTGAACCCTATTAATGGTCATGTGCAGAACTGATTGGAATGGGGCCGATGTGTGATAAGAGGAGACCATTTAGGGCATTAGTAGAGGAAAGCCCCGAGTGGTAGGAAGAGTAGTTGTACTATCCTGACATTTGTGCCCCATTATGGCCACATTTACTGCTATATAAGAAACACAGCCTTTTCCCACCCCAGCCCCTGAATAGCTTGCTGTCTTGTATGTGGAATCCTGTGACTATGTTCTTGGACCACACCATTGAATTTTTAAGGCACGCCTCTCCCATGTAGTCCATTAGGGGACAGCTGTACATCTTTGatggctgtttcttgtgaggaaTCTTTCTTTAAATGGATGTTCCTACCACCCCACTTATCTGTGagtcatattttcttcttttatgcttggagtcttttattttttttcagactaTTAGAATGGCAAATTGGCAGGGACTTTGAACATGTCTTAGCCAAACTCTACTGTATAGAAGAAAAAGGCCTGGTCCCAGGAACTTGGAATTCCTCCCGGTCATGGTGGGTTAGTGACAGTTGAAACCAGTTGCTTAGCCTGTCAGCCAGCTCCCTCGTTATGAAATGGATATGATCCCAGCCCTGTCTGCATCAGACTATATTTATAAGGATTAGTGAAAGAAAATCCACTGAAACCATCAGAAACATTGTCGTTAAGGCTTTTAAGTTAAGGCAAAGCAGCCCTCTTTGAAACTGAATGCAAACATGGAATATTAGGGCAAATACAGTGGAAATGGTCTTGTAATGAGGCTGTTTCCACACAGGAGCATCGAATTTGCACAGATGGCTACTACCGATACTAACAGTAGGATCCAAACTCAAAGTGGCCAGAATCCACATAAGTGCCTTACTCTGCATTCACACACTCCTTTGCAAGAGCTGATCATGCAGTCTGGTGGGTAGAGAAAGGAATAGTTAACACTGTCTGGAGGTTTGTTCCACATTAGGACCACCTTTACTGAAATGTAAGATCAGGGACCAGGAATCCCTCACCTGTAGGGAGGGGCCCAGTCTCCTGGGCGGTTCTGTGGCATGCCGCAACTAGGTGTACTCCAGCTCTGATTGACTTAGAGGGCTTCCGCGCATCCTGTCTGAGATCATCGGTGTTGTGCTATTGCTCTccgtcagagaagcttccttgtcGCCTTGGCGCTGTGATAATGCTCAGGAAAAGTAGTGAGGTCAGCATCTTTTCACCTTCACAGCGATCAGTCTCGGGAACTGAGGACTTACCGGGCCAGAGAGGCCGACGTCCCTCTCAGAAATGTGTATCAGCAGTGTGTGACCCCTCCCAACTCCAGCTATAGAGCAAAGAACAACCAGTCATTGTGCCTTGAATTAAGTCTCTTACTTCCTTTTCTAACGGGTGCAGTGTGTGAACTGTGCGTTACTTTGACATAGTTTAAACATCCTtaactgattttgttttttaatatctgTATTTTCAATGCAACAGGAAATGCCCCAAGAACAATAGAGggcggaggcagaagcagaacctGGGTCATTTTACTTCAGACACTTCATCCAGAATGGTCTGAGCCGCGGACTTTTATATGCGCACTGACCACGTGATGTACATTtattatgtctttttttaaagaatggaaaTATTTATTTCAGAGGCCTTATTTTTGGACATTTTTAGTGTAGTACTGTTGGCTCGTATTTAGAATATTTAGCTACAACAGTTTTTGACTGTTTAGTAGtctctgttttatgtttttaaatacagaaatTGGCTTCACGAATTTGTAACACATGGTGATACTACTAAGACTTGTTCTTTATCCATGGAATGTAATATTTTTGCAGAGACGGATGGACCCACTTCACGGTGGTCATAAAGTCATACTTCTTCCCCAGTGACCACAGCAAATGACAAAGCATGAACTAAAGTAAAGATGTTTACAGATTACTTTTCTTACAAAAAAAATCTAGAGGACACTGTGtttaaatagatatttaaatGCTTTTGAGGTTtagtatctgattttttttagacACTTCCCCTATTGCATGGGCTGCcaagctgtgtgtatgtgttagatGTCACATATTTATAAGCTGTACAAACTGCAGTTGACTATTTCTCTCCTTGAAGAAATAATCCTAATCATTTTAAAAGGGGCCTGGGAATTAACGGTGGAACAGGTCACTGAAAATAGGTTTAGATATTGTCAAGATAGGGCGTTTAATGAGCAGATTGCAATAAAACCTACAGTATCAGCTAAACTACTTTAATACACATTCATTTTTAAACATTgtatttgttttaatataaatgtaCAAATTATATCAGTGTTTGTGAATACAATGCAGAAATAATTGTTAATGATTGGTGCTCTGAAAGTGAGCTTAAAAATGACCTAAGACCTCTAATTCAAATCTGTCCTGTAGTAGCTCTATTAATAGATCGTTGGTGTTTCAAAGTCTGAACTGTGAGTAGAATGTATCGAGGCGTTTAACATGTAGTTTAGCCAGTCAAAAGTATGCATGTAGAGTTTAAAGACTATGTTTAaacttaaatattaattttaataatttgattTGGAAAAGCATGTTATAATATAATGTTTTCACTATACGGTCTGCTTTGTGTGCTCATTTATTGTATTATTTGATATTGGTCTGTTAGTACTAATAATAGGAACAATTCATAGGACAAGAAGATTGCAGTTCAGAATTCTCTTTCCTTTTACAAACCACCCCCTGAAATGATCCAAAGAGAAAAACTTAGTTCAGTGTTTGAAGCAACTTGGCTTGCAGGCTCAGTATGAGTAACATAGTGGCTTTAGTGAACTTCTTCTCACAgtttccccctcccacccacacaGACTTATTTGAGGTCCTTAGTCAGTCGGCAAGCATGTTTGGAACCGGCCCCGGTGCTTTGCAAGGGCTCATGTTGCAGGGCAGTCACGTATGGGCACTTGTGTTATAAATACTTGACCACTCTCCAGGGTGCGGTTTTCAACCCTTTAAAGCAGCTCCGTTGCCTGCTTCCTAGCCGACTTTTGGCTCCAGGCGTAGGAACCGGATTGCCATAGGACACCTTCTGCTGAGAAAAAAGTAAAATGGAACACAACGGATCAGCTTCAAATGCTGGTAAAATCCACCAGAATCGGTTGTCAAGTGTGACGGAAGATGAAGACCAAGACGCAGCCCTCACCATTGTGACCGTGCTGGACAGAGTGGCCAGTGTCGTGGACAGTGTGCAGGCAAGCCAGAAGAGAATtgaggagagacacagagaaatggGTAACGCGATAAAGTCTGTCCAAATAGACCTGCTGAAGCTCTCACAGTCACACAGCAATACGGGCTACGTTGTCAACAAGCTGTTTGAGAAGACCCGGAAAGTCAGCGCTCACATTAAGGATGTCAAGGCCCGGGTAGAGAAGCAACAGGTTCGTGTAACCAAAGTCGAAACCAAGCAagaagaaataatgaagaaaaacaaattccGAGTGGTAATCTTCCAGGTAAGCTTGCATTTGGGGCCAGCTCGATGACCATATTCCCTCTCATCCTTTGCCACCGAGTCACAGGGGTGTCCAATGTCACATGTCAGCCATGGTATATGGGAATATACTGAGCTCGCCAAATAGTCACCTTGGGAGAGAGAACCATTCCTAACCAATGCTGCTGTCTCTCGCCCATGGGTCAGGCTTCTTATTAGTCATGGAATGTGAACTGTGGCTTGTGGCTCGGGCTATTTCTTGCCTTTGAAACTCAATACTGTCAGGTTCTTTCAGCATTTGAGTCTTAGTAAACACAGTGACCCAGTAGACTTTAGAATGTTGGAGCCAAAAGGGTCTTAAGAAATCTCAAGTTTGAAGACTGGTTTTGCTACATAAAAGAAGAAACCGGGAGGTTCCAAGGATGCAGTTCGGGAGTAGAACACTTGTTCATGTGGCCGAGGCTTGTGTTTGATTTACAGCAGCCCCCTAAAAGAGAACAGTTTAGGAGCCAGCACCCAGGCAGTCATAGATTTATTCTTACCAAGAACTCAACCAGTAAATCAAAAACTCTGAATATAGTTTGTCCATtggaattttttttgtattattcaCAATAAGAAAAGCTAAGTGTTTCCAAATCAGGCCATTATTTGTGTTAAAAATGTTGACTGGTTTTGTAAGACAGTCCAGCCCATAGTTCATGGTGACCTAACCCTCACTATTtaataatccaggctggcctcaaactatggTGGTGATCCTGCCACAGCCGTCCAAGTGCTAGTACTATAGACACTGAGTCCCAACTCCCCATTAAGTTTTATGTCTTAATATTATTCTTACAATAATACAGATATAGAAGTCCATAAATAATTCCTTACTCAATTGGGAAGCCTTTTTCCCCCCCGCTAAGATCCTATAAATGctcaatatatgtttttaaaagaccCTATGGGAAATACATATATTGTATTATAAAAATACAGTATATTTCTTAAGCTCTTGTAAATTAAATGGACAAGTTGGACTCTTTAGTCACATTAAGAATGAACGATGATAAGAAAAGACAAAGCAGATGACACCAGGGATCTTTGCTTGCCTATTTAAACACTGGCTGGTACAGAACTGTAAATCCAAAGTACAAAGGTTAGGGAAGGCCCGTCTTTCCAGTTCTGCTCTTGGGAGAATCAGTTGGCACATTTTGGGAGACATTTTTGATAGTATGTATTATGAACTTTAAATTTTTCCAAACCTACTGGCCCCGAATTTCCTGTGTGTCAGAGGATTTGTTGTAAGCATAAAGTCAGGAATGTGTGGGAATGTCcatccatgcatacacacatctatatacttttaaaagtggAAGTCAGTGTGCACAGAACCCTAGAAGAGCAGACAACATGAAATACAGAAACAGTGATAGAAACGTCAGGCCTGTAACCTTCACGTTCTCTGTGCATTCGGCAGTGTCCCAGACTCAAGTTACGCTGGAATGGGCGAGAGGtacttttggatttgtttttatcAGTTCACAGGGTATTTAGGGAAAAGATGGGGAATTTCGAAGATAGAAGAGTACACTGGTGTCTTTAAAGTTCTTTCCCATCACCCTTTTCTTATAAGCTCCGAGAGGCCTTTCTCTAGGCTTAAAAATGTCACCTGACTTCAGGTGTCCATTCCAGTACTGGTGCAGATAGTGATGAGCTGGGCATGGGACCAAAGAATAGATCCATTCACCTCCTGGGGCATCAGCCACTGCCTGCTCACCCTCATGTGCATGCTTATGTCAGGAAGAACACTGGGGGCCCCACGTATCAGGGGAACCTATAAGCAAAGCAGTTCCCTCAGGATTCACAGAAGCTGCAGCAAGGAAACAGAAATTTCACCTGGCTCCATCTATCGGTGAAATTCTCTCCCTGACCCCTACAGAAAAGctgtttttctatttgtttctattCTCTGTAACTTGCTGGTATTTCCTTCCTGTGTTTGGATTCTATAGTTCCATAAAGAAACTGAGAGATACTAGCTAATCATAAAgctcttttcttttaagacagaCTACCTTGAAGATGATGTGAAACTAAGATGTATAAATTATGCAGGAgtttgtcaaaacaaaacaaattgctACCTTTTAGAAGCCTACAGGGAAAATAGGAAGTTTCATATTGTTGACCTAAGACTGAAATTTCTGTACTTGTTATAGGTTagaatgtatatagatatatttacATGGTTATTTTTAGCAGTTAAGATTAACCTTACTTAATTCTCATCGAAGACTGTCCCTTCTAAACTTATTTGAAACTGAGCTAGGCCGCTTAaatatatcttcattttttttttttttttttttttaagatttatttatttattatatgtaagtacactgtagttgtcttcagatacaccggaagagggcaccagatctcattacgggtggttgtgagccaccatgtggttgctgggatttgaacttcggaccttcggaagagcagtcgggtgcccttacccactgagccatctcaccagcccccatataTCTTCATTTTTATCTGAGATATTCCTTAAGTTTTCCCAGGCATCTCTTTTGTTGATAATATTTATTGGTGTCTTATCTTCTACAGTTGTATACGTCTAAGCTTTTGGCCAAATTCTGAATGTTGGCATTTAAAGGTTGCCTGACATTCTTACCCAGGTTGTTTCTCTTTGAACACTGGTGATCCCTCTCCCTGTGCGTGGGTGGCATGAGCCACAGCGTAGCTTCTCAATTGCAGTTACTAAGGAAGCACAAGTCTGTGGCTAGAAAGTTTTCAGTCTCCTCTAATGATAAGTTCTGCACTTCTGTGTATCCAAAGTGTTGCTGGCTGTGTTCCTTTGATACTGATTCGCTTCCACTTTTCTCGGATCCTTAGCATTCATTCTGCTGTAACAATGGTCCTTtagaccaggtgtggtggtgtaaaCCTACAGTCCTGTCAGTtgccaggctgaggcaggaggattgggaatTCAGATATCCTGTGATTTTTGAGGCATGCctgagctatgtgagaccctgtctcaaaaacaataaaaagctaGTTTTACCTGGACTTTGATATAGACATGTGATTGTATTCAGAAGTCAACTGTAATTTACCCCATCAACCTTCTGTCGTTAGCACTGTGTGCTTGCCCTTAACTCACAGTGGTCCCAGCTCCTGGGGGCTGTGTTAGATTCCCCGGCAAGGTCTTTCCCTACCTTTGTCTCTGTTTGCTTGATTTTGTACTGTCGGCTCTGTGTTTGAAGAGAAGGATGTGTGATACTCCAGTTTCCCCGTGTCTTACGCCTCCACTGCAGGCTTCTGGGGATCTCTGTCTACCAAGTAATACCCTGATGCCCTTTGGCTCTTTCCTTTTCTAATTATACCTTCTTAGGCTCGCCCAGCCCACACTTTTGCTGAGGCGGCTCCCCACAACAGGTGTCAGGAAGGGAGAGGAATAACTTGCCTGCCTCTAACTGATTCATCAGAGAGTCATTAgacgcccacctctgcctcttttgtccaggagaggcagggctcatgAGCATTCTGATCCTGTAGCCAACAAGGCCATTTCAGTGAAGGAATTAGATTCTAAGGATGTCTTCTTGACTATCAAGCTGGTCATGTCTTAGAGTGTGTGCAAACATCCTTCTTGTGTATTTATTCAATCTGTTGAGTGGAATCAACCTGAATTTCAAACGTCTCATTTAGAAAATTTAACTCATggtccagtttttaaaaatgtcataattctttgaggccagcctggtctacagagtgagttccaggatagccagggctacacagagaaaccatgtctagaaaaaaaaacaagaaaaaaaaagtcataattcACCGGGCAGtggttgcacgcctttaatcctaggcagaggcaggtggatttatgagttctaggccagcctggtctacaaagtgagttccaggatagccagggctacacagagataccctgtctcaaaaaaaaaaaaaatcgtaatTCCTGAAGTTTTTGCCTGTTGTGTTTTAGAAATAACCTCTAAATGGCACACCAGTTTCTTTCACCTGTGCCCTGTGCTGGCCTGTCTCTAGCTGGTTCTCTTCTGACACACTTGGCAGAGTCTGTTCTTCTCTTAAGTGGCTTTGCCCTTCACCCCTCCCCCGCCCTACTGTGTAATTCAGGCTGGTGTTGATCTTGTGGTCCTCCTCCCGAGTCCTCCTAAGAACTGGGGCTATGGTCATGGACCACTGTGGCAGCCAAATAAAGCTTTTAAGATGACTCATTTGATAGGAGACTTCGCTTGATCTGAAGCCATCCTGGGATGGTATAGAATTTTCCCAAAGTCAATTTCACTCTGAATTTTGAGATACCTTTTACCTCTGAGGAGTTTTGAATGAAACACCATTCAGTTGCTGGGAACTGGTTTTCCTCCTGCCGTGGGATCTGAATTCAGGCCATCAGGTTTGCTTGGCAAGTGTTTTTTACCTCCTGAGTCCAAACTCTTCTCCTTTTTAACGTGAGTTCCGGGGTCTGAACTTAGGTTCTCTTGGGTGGCAAACTCTTCCCTGCTGGGGCCTTCCCAGAGAGCCTTCCGCAGGCACAGAGAGGAGTGTTGGAGGGTCTTTGATGACAGGGTGGCCTGTAGAGGAGTGATCAtctaggggagggagggagccaggcCAGGGGAATCTCTCAGCTGACCGATTAGTAATCAGCTGCTTCTTTATTTATACAGTtttcacagaacaaagacagacCAGTGATTGTCCAAGTGGCACAGAGTGTGTGCTTGATCTTTCTTTGTATGTGCAGGGTAACAAGTTCAGGTTAAAGAGTCCAAAGAAGTCTCCTCCGGAGCAAGCACGTTTATTATACGACAGCCTGCTTGAAGGTTGGCAGTATTTGCTGTCTGAAAGCACTCCGGACAAACAAGAGTATCTGAACTGGTCTTTTTATGAATAGCAAATAGAAATTATATAATAACTTCTCTTACTACATGTTTCATCATCTACACTGTAAAGTAGAAATGTTTTAGTTAATCTGTCCTATTTACTGAATTCCATTTCTCCAGGATGTACCCTGCGTGTCCCCTATCTTTAAGCTACATTTTTAGAGACCTAAGCCTATGATAAAAAGAGACCTTGAACCTATAACCTGTTCTCCTGGTCAGTCAGAGTTTGCCAATTGTCTCTCTGTTTACCCTGCACCGATTATGCTGTTTGAGTTTGCTCAGGGGAAGATACCCCAAGAAGATTTCTGGAGTGATAACCTCATTTAACTCTGTGCTTATCTGTGCTCAATGATCTCCAGGGCAAAAGGAAGACTTCCAAATAGTGGCCAGATAAAGttaattttatgattttcatAAAGTAGCAAGTCCCCAAGAATGCAACACACAGAGCTCAAACTCCAAAAGTTAGAGACAGAAGGACAGCAATGGTAGTAATCCACTCGGCTTTGCTGGAACTGTGCCGAGCAGCTGTGCTTCTCGCCATTTTTAGTGGATATAGCTGTGCCACTTCACCAGCTGAGCAGTCTCCCTGTGCAAGAGTTTCatgattttaataaattttatatatattctcTAATTCTTTTTTGCAGCCCAGACTTCATCCCCCTCCCGGTTTGCCCCATGACCATTTCCaaccccatacctcctccccactgtctccacgaggatgtcctcCAATGtcctcaccacccccaccccaccatacCTCCctacttcctggggcctcaagtctctcgagggttaggtgaatcttctttcactgaggccagaccaggcagtcctctgctgtatatgtgttgggggcctcatataagctggtgtatgctgcctggttggtggttcagtgtctgagagatctcggggttcAAGtcagttaagactgctggtcttcccatggggttgccctcctcctcagcttcttccagcttttcctcaATTCAACCACCGGGGTCcccggcttctgtccattggttaggtgtaagtatctgcatctgactctttcagctgcttgttgggcctctcagagggcagctatgctagactcctgtctgcaagcacaccacagcatcaggaaCAGTGTCAGGGACCcaggcctccccttgagatggatcccaatttgggcctgtcactggacctcctttctttcatgctcttctccatttttgtccctgcagttccttcaggcgggaacaattctgggtcagagtttttgactgtggaatgccACATCCCTCCACTTTATggcctgtccctccactggaggtggagtctacaagttccctctccccactgtagagcacttcatctaaggtccctccctttgagtcttgagagtctctcacctccctggtctctggtacattctagagggtcccccccacctcctacctcctgaggttgccctgtttccatttttttctgctggcccCTAGGGCTTTAGTCCTATTCCCTTTAATGTCGTCTCTACATAATAGTTCTTAATGCATATTTCTAGCCCTTACCTCCCTCCTGAATCCcggtttctcagcctctctgcaCGAATACCCACTGCGCATCGaaggacagggtctcttgcttcTGTGCTTTCTCAGTTAATGGCAGATTCCTCCCTCTGTAGATCTAGCTACGGGTTCTATGGGTTCTATGGGTTCTATGGGTTCTGACTTCCCAAGCAGAGCTGCAGTCAGAAGACTTCTCACCCCTTTCCCTGCCCGCAGATGCCCTGTCTTCCCTGTGCTTAAACTCACCACTGCACTCTACATTCTCCTTGCGTGTCCTAACCCAGATGCCCTGTCTCTAGCAGAGTGACACTCGCACAGCATGGGTCAAATCATGTCCCTACTGTCCTCAAAACCTTGAGAAGTCTTCCTGTCAGAATAGTAACTTCTGTCCTCACTACTGGACCTAGAGCCTTTCTTGACCTGGCCTTCTCTGCCTGGGAAAAATTAGGGCATTTGAATAGATTCTTAAAGAAAGCTATCATTTGTAAAGTTAAAAAGAGGTTAAGGGGGCATTGAAGAGAGAGGCAGCCATGTATACGAAGGTGTAGAATGTTAGTGTCCAACTACTTGGCGCTGAGATGTGACATGAACTTCTGCAAGTACGTTGGGGCACGTCCATAGCTATCCTGGCATTTACATCTCAGACTGCTCTAGGGTGGACCCATCTTGCTGAAggattcaaaatcatttgtgtttgagGAACTTGAGAGTGGATTGTGACTAGAGAAGCAGGAAGGTGGGGTCAGGTCAAGAGCTTTCTAAGCATACTGGAAGGTTCAGGTTCAATTCTTAAACACTGGTGGGCTCTGAGAAGTCTTCAGTGGGTTCTAACCAAACTCTGCTTGTAAAAGTATTTCTCAGGAAACTCTCAGATAATGAATGATCTGGAACGAGAGGGCCTGGGGGAGACTGATGGCCCAAGTTCAGACCCGAGGCGATGAGGAGCTGAGTTAAGGCATGGGTAGAGGAGTGAGAAGCGAGCTCAGTATGCTGCAGTGTTATTGGTGGAGCTTGATGGCCAGTTGACTGTGGGACAAGAGGGTGAGGATGTATTTGGGGTGGTGTTCCTGAGATCTTTACCTTGTGTGTTGCCTAGATGGCCACCGGTGCTGAGAAAGGCAGGAAAGGCAATATAACGGATGAGGATGATGGACGGGCCTTGAGGCTTGTCCTTCTGAGAGGTGCCTGTGCTATAGTTAGAGGGAGAAGTTTGTGAGCTTTGGAGTGGAGATGTGAAGATACAGTATTGTGAGAAAAAGgccaaggagagagaaagagagaaaccctGAAAGATGTAGGCTGGGGACAAACAGCAGGGAGAGGCGGGTGGTAAGGTGTGAGGTGTGGTCAGAGGTAAAAGCTGGTGCCTGCTCCAAAGGAAGTACTCACATGCATTGTTTTTCTCTCCTCCAGGAGGACATTCCCTGCCCCGCATCCCTGTCTGTTGTTAAAGACAGAAGCCTGCCCGAGAACCAGGAGGAGGCCGAAGAAGTCTTCGATCCCCCAATAGAGCTCTCCTCGGATGAGGAGTATTATGTTGAAGAAAGCAGATCTGCC
It includes:
- the Cavin4 gene encoding caveolae-associated protein 4 yields the protein MEHNGSASNAGKIHQNRLSSVTEDEDQDAALTIVTVLDRVASVVDSVQASQKRIEERHREMGNAIKSVQIDLLKLSQSHSNTGYVVNKLFEKTRKVSAHIKDVKARVEKQQVRVTKVETKQEEIMKKNKFRVVIFQEDIPCPASLSVVKDRSLPENQEEAEEVFDPPIELSSDEEYYVEESRSARLRKSGKEHIDHIKKAFSRENMQKTRQTLDKKVSGIRTRIVTPERRERLRQSGERLRQSGERLRQSGERFKKSISSAAPSKEAFKIRSLRKAKDPKAEGQEVDRGMGVDIISGSLALGPIHEFHSDEFSETEKEVTKGGYSPQEGGDPPTPEPLKVTFKPQVRVEDDESLLLELKQSS